A single region of the Streptomyces sp. AM 4-1-1 genome encodes:
- the groES gene encoding co-chaperone GroES — protein MSTASSKVAIKPLEDRIVVQPLDAEQTTASGLVIPDTAKEKPQEGVVLAVGPGRFENGERLPLDVKTGDVVLYSKYGGTEVKYNGEEYLVLSARDVLAIIEK, from the coding sequence GTGTCGACCGCCAGCTCCAAGGTTGCGATCAAGCCGCTCGAGGACCGCATTGTGGTCCAGCCGCTCGACGCCGAGCAGACCACGGCCTCCGGCCTGGTCATTCCGGACACTGCCAAGGAGAAGCCCCAGGAGGGCGTCGTCCTGGCCGTGGGCCCCGGCCGCTTCGAGAACGGCGAGCGTCTGCCGCTCGACGTCAAGACCGGTGACGTCGTGCTGTACAGCAAGTACGGCGGCACCGAGGTGAAGTACAACGGCGAGGAGTACCTCGTCCTCTCGGCCCGCGACGTTCTCGCGATCATCGAGAAGTAG
- the groL gene encoding chaperonin GroEL (60 kDa chaperone family; promotes refolding of misfolded polypeptides especially under stressful conditions; forms two stacked rings of heptamers to form a barrel-shaped 14mer; ends can be capped by GroES; misfolded proteins enter the barrel where they are refolded when GroES binds), producing the protein MAKILKFDEDARRALERGVNKLADTVKVTIGPKGRNVVIDKKFGAPTITNDGVTIAREVELDDPYENLGAQLVKEVATKTNDIAGDGTTTATVLAQALVREGLRNVAAGASPAALKKGIDAAVKAVSEELLATARPIDDKSDIAAVAALSAQDTQVGELIAEAMDKVGKDGVITVEESNTFGLELDFTEGMAFDKGYLSPYMVTDQERMEAVLDDPYILVHQGKIGSIQDLLPLLEKVIQAGGSKPLLIIAEDVEGEALSTLVVNKIRGTFNAVAVKAPGFGDRRKAMLGDIATLTGATVIAEEVGLKLDQAGLDVLGSARRVTVSKDDTTIVDGGGNSADVTGRVNQIKAEIESTDSDWDREKLQERLAKLAGGVCVIKVGAATEVELKEKKHRLEDAISATRAAVEEGIVSGGGSALVHAVKVLEGNLGKTGDEATGVAVVRRAAVEPLRWIAENAGLEGYVITSKVAELDKGQGFNAATGEYGDLVKAGVIDPVKVTRSALENAASIASLLLTTETLVVEKPAEEEADAGGHGHGHSH; encoded by the coding sequence ATGGCGAAGATTCTGAAGTTCGACGAGGACGCCCGTCGCGCCCTTGAGCGCGGCGTCAACAAGCTTGCCGACACGGTGAAGGTGACGATCGGCCCCAAGGGCCGCAACGTCGTCATCGACAAGAAGTTCGGCGCTCCCACCATCACCAACGACGGTGTCACCATCGCGCGCGAGGTCGAGCTCGACGACCCGTACGAGAACCTGGGCGCCCAGCTGGTGAAGGAGGTGGCGACCAAGACCAACGACATCGCGGGTGACGGCACCACCACCGCCACCGTGCTGGCCCAGGCGCTCGTCCGCGAGGGCCTGCGCAACGTCGCCGCGGGCGCCTCGCCGGCCGCCCTGAAGAAGGGCATCGACGCCGCCGTCAAGGCCGTGTCCGAGGAACTCCTCGCGACCGCCCGCCCGATCGACGACAAGTCCGACATCGCCGCCGTGGCCGCGCTCTCCGCGCAGGACACCCAGGTCGGCGAGCTGATCGCCGAGGCGATGGACAAGGTCGGCAAGGACGGTGTCATCACCGTCGAGGAGTCCAACACCTTCGGCCTGGAGCTGGACTTCACCGAGGGCATGGCCTTCGACAAGGGCTACCTGTCCCCGTACATGGTGACCGACCAGGAGCGTATGGAGGCCGTCCTCGACGACCCGTACATCCTCGTCCACCAGGGCAAGATCGGCTCGATCCAGGACCTGCTCCCGCTGCTGGAGAAGGTCATCCAGGCGGGTGGCTCCAAGCCGCTGCTGATCATCGCCGAGGACGTCGAGGGCGAGGCCCTGTCGACCCTGGTCGTCAACAAGATCCGTGGCACCTTCAACGCCGTTGCGGTGAAGGCCCCCGGCTTCGGTGACCGCCGCAAGGCCATGCTCGGCGACATCGCCACCCTCACGGGCGCGACCGTCATCGCCGAGGAGGTCGGCCTCAAGCTCGACCAGGCCGGTCTGGACGTACTGGGCTCCGCCCGCCGCGTCACGGTCTCCAAGGACGACACGACCATCGTCGACGGCGGCGGCAACTCCGCCGACGTCACCGGCCGCGTCAACCAGATCAAGGCCGAGATCGAGTCCACGGACTCCGACTGGGACCGCGAGAAGCTCCAGGAGCGCCTCGCGAAGCTGGCCGGCGGCGTGTGCGTGATCAAGGTCGGCGCCGCCACCGAGGTGGAGCTGAAGGAGAAGAAGCACCGTCTGGAGGACGCCATCTCCGCGACCCGCGCCGCGGTCGAGGAGGGCATCGTCTCCGGTGGTGGCTCCGCTCTGGTGCACGCCGTCAAGGTCCTGGAGGGCAACCTCGGCAAGACCGGCGACGAGGCCACCGGTGTCGCGGTCGTGCGCCGCGCCGCCGTCGAGCCGCTGCGCTGGATCGCCGAGAACGCCGGCCTTGAGGGTTACGTCATCACCTCGAAGGTCGCCGAGCTCGACAAGGGCCAGGGCTTCAACGCCGCGACCGGCGAGTACGGCGACCTGGTCAAGGCCGGCGTCATCGACCCGGTCAAGGTCACCCGTTCCGCCCTGGAGAACGCCGCGTCCATCGCGTCGCTGCTGCTCACGACCGAGACCCTGGTCGTCGAGAAGCCGGCCGAGGAAGAGGCCGACGCCGGCGGCCACGGCCACGGGCACTCGCACTAG
- a CDS encoding SDR family oxidoreductase — protein sequence MTTALITGATAGIGAAFARRLAADGHNLVLVARDTERLRDQATELHDRHGIEAEVLTADLSREDGTASVEARLSDRRQPVDLLVNNAGFGNKGRFLDVPMADELTMLKVHCEAVLRLTSAAAEGMRERGRGGVVNVASVAAFLPRGTYGASKAWVVQFTQGVAKDLAGSGVRLMALCPGFVRTEFHERAGMGTDNIPDWMWLDADKLVAAALTDLARGRTVSIPDARYKVLMGLAKVAPRGVLGGVTSRTGRKYGPR from the coding sequence ATGACGACTGCACTGATCACGGGCGCGACCGCGGGCATCGGCGCCGCCTTCGCACGGCGGCTCGCGGCCGACGGACACAATCTGGTGCTGGTGGCGCGCGACACCGAACGGCTCCGGGACCAGGCCACCGAACTGCACGACCGGCACGGCATCGAGGCCGAGGTGCTGACCGCGGACCTCTCCCGGGAGGACGGGACGGCCTCGGTGGAGGCGCGGTTGTCGGACCGTCGGCAGCCGGTCGACCTGCTGGTGAACAACGCGGGTTTCGGCAACAAGGGCCGCTTCCTGGACGTACCGATGGCCGATGAGCTGACGATGCTGAAGGTGCACTGCGAGGCGGTGCTGCGGCTGACCTCGGCCGCCGCGGAGGGGATGAGGGAACGCGGGCGCGGCGGGGTGGTCAATGTGGCCTCGGTCGCGGCGTTCCTGCCACGGGGCACGTACGGGGCGTCCAAGGCGTGGGTGGTGCAGTTCACCCAGGGCGTGGCGAAGGACCTGGCCGGGTCGGGGGTGCGGCTGATGGCGCTGTGCCCAGGTTTCGTCCGGACGGAGTTCCACGAGCGGGCCGGGATGGGTACGGACAACATCCCGGACTGGATGTGGCTCGACGCGGACAAGCTGGTCGCGGCTGCGCTGACGGATCTGGCCCGCGGCCGGACGGTGTCGATCCCGGACGCGCGGTACAAGGTCCTCATGGGGCTGGCGAAGGTGGCGCCCCGCGGGGTGCTCGGCGGTGTGACGTCGAGGACGGGCCGCAAGTACGGCCCCCGGTGA
- a CDS encoding MOSC domain-containing protein, translating to MKVLTVNVGRAQAVGHTNAPGGRTGIDKRPADGPVRVAEPGPEGVGGSGLAGDAVCDLRFHGGTHQAVYAFAREELDFWERELGRPLANGTFGENLTTSGLDVSGARIGERWRIGRDLVLEVTSGRIPCRTFAGHLDEPGWMKRFTGRAAPGAYLRVVTPGEIRAGDPIEVVRRPEHEVTVALQFRAVTTERALLPRLLAAEEALHPVPLRKAREYVAGPATAGWERVGFGH from the coding sequence ATGAAGGTGCTGACCGTGAACGTGGGCCGCGCACAGGCGGTCGGCCACACCAACGCCCCCGGCGGTCGCACCGGGATCGACAAACGCCCGGCCGACGGGCCCGTACGGGTGGCCGAACCGGGCCCCGAGGGCGTCGGAGGCAGCGGACTGGCCGGGGACGCGGTGTGCGACCTGCGCTTCCACGGCGGCACCCACCAGGCGGTGTACGCCTTCGCCCGCGAAGAACTCGACTTCTGGGAAAGGGAGTTGGGTCGTCCGCTGGCGAACGGCACGTTCGGCGAGAATCTGACCACGAGCGGTCTGGACGTCAGCGGGGCGAGGATCGGCGAGCGCTGGCGGATCGGCCGGGACCTGGTCCTGGAGGTGACCTCCGGCCGCATTCCATGCCGCACGTTCGCGGGTCATCTGGACGAGCCGGGCTGGATGAAGCGGTTCACCGGAAGGGCCGCGCCCGGAGCGTACCTCCGGGTCGTCACGCCGGGCGAGATCCGGGCCGGGGACCCGATCGAGGTCGTGCGGAGGCCGGAGCACGAGGTGACGGTGGCGCTCCAGTTCCGGGCGGTGACGACGGAGCGCGCACTGCTGCCGCGCCTCCTGGCGGCCGAGGAGGCACTGCACCCCGTGCCGCTGCGCAAGGCCCGCGAGTATGTGGCGGGGCCGGCGACGGCCGGGTGGGAGCGGGTCGGATTCGGGCACTAA
- a CDS encoding LysR family transcriptional regulator has protein sequence MIEARHLRVLRAVSTSGSFSAAARELGCTQPAVSQQMKALEASAGTALLIRTGREMRLTQAGEALVRHASGILAGLTAAEEEVAAIAGLRAGRVRLVSFPSGSSTLVPGALAALRADHPGTRVSLVEAEPPRSVEMLRDGDCDIALAFRYGSTGTEWDDLVVRPLLTDRLIGLVPEDHRLADTGTVGIAELAQESWIAGCPRCRRQLVEVCEESGFEPRIDFATDDYPAVAGLVGAGLGVAVLPELAIESVRPKGVRTVMVEPAIEREIVALTLPDLARVPAVAATLDRLEKAAAR, from the coding sequence GTGATCGAAGCCCGTCATCTCCGCGTTCTGCGCGCGGTGTCGACCTCAGGTTCCTTCTCGGCCGCCGCGCGCGAGCTGGGCTGTACGCAGCCTGCCGTCAGCCAGCAGATGAAGGCCCTGGAGGCGTCCGCCGGCACCGCGCTGCTGATCCGAACGGGCCGCGAGATGCGGCTCACCCAGGCGGGTGAGGCCCTGGTGCGGCACGCGTCGGGCATCCTCGCCGGGCTCACCGCCGCCGAGGAGGAGGTCGCCGCGATCGCCGGGCTGCGGGCCGGACGGGTGCGGCTCGTCTCCTTCCCCAGCGGCAGTTCCACCCTGGTCCCCGGCGCCCTCGCCGCCCTGCGCGCCGACCACCCCGGCACCCGGGTCTCCCTCGTCGAGGCCGAACCGCCGCGCTCGGTCGAGATGCTGCGCGACGGCGACTGCGACATCGCGCTGGCGTTCCGGTACGGCTCCACGGGCACCGAATGGGACGACCTGGTCGTCCGTCCGCTGCTCACCGACCGGTTGATCGGCCTGGTCCCGGAAGATCACCGGCTGGCGGACACGGGCACCGTCGGCATCGCCGAACTGGCACAGGAATCCTGGATCGCGGGCTGTCCGCGCTGCCGCCGGCAGCTCGTCGAGGTCTGCGAGGAGTCCGGGTTCGAGCCCCGCATCGACTTCGCGACCGACGACTACCCGGCGGTGGCCGGCCTGGTGGGGGCGGGCCTCGGGGTGGCCGTGCTCCCGGAGCTGGCGATCGAGTCCGTACGCCCCAAGGGGGTGCGCACGGTCATGGTGGAACCGGCCATCGAGCGGGAGATCGTCGCGCTCACCCTCCC